GGTAGATTAAAATGCACCGCATGAGCAAAGACATCACTATGAACCGTGACATGCAACGTATCGTCAACACGCTCACATGCCTCGACTGTTACTTTGGCATGAGGGAGATGCAGTGTGCGATACGGCCCGCGTAACCAACTAACCGCCTCCAGCGCAGTGCCTGGGTCCGGGAGGGCGACCACAGTACCTTGTTCAAGTTGATCGGTAGAAGGCATGGGCATTGTTGCGATCACGGAATGATCAAACGGCGCCGTGCGGGCCTCCAATGACATGAGCTCGCTGTATGCCCCATCGTAACTCTGATACCCCCACTGCGCACGCACATCCATCGTCGACGGCGTATCGTTTATGGCGATGAGCAGTATTTCACCGGGTTTTCCGCCATAAACCTCACCGCCCTTACGCAGCAGCAGACGCTGATGAGCCAAGCAACGCTTAACATGATAGTACGAAACCTTGCGACGAAGATAATAGTCAATGATGGTCCAACCGTTCTCGCCCCACGTGTCGTTATACATCCAGAAGATGCCGCCCATCGTTTGCGGGTTGGCGCGCATGCTCTCCAGAGAGTAGCCCAGATTTAACCCCTGACAGAGGCCGCCAAGCAGAATGTATTCATCCAGCGATAACCCTCCAGCATCGCAGTAATGTTCCGTTATGCTGAAGTTAACGCGCTGCATATCGTAAAACGCGTTGGTGTGCTGACGTCCCGTTTCATCAAACAGATTGGGGCTGTCGCTGTCGAGATACTGCTTTGTACTTTCGATGCAGCAGGGTCCACCATAACCATACTCAGAGTTGAAGATAGGAACATCATCGGTGTCCCAGTACCATGGGTTAGACCAGTATTCCGTCTCCGGCAGCATAACCGTCCAGTGATGACAGTCCCCATCCTGGTGATCGTGTACGGTCGTCTCCCCTCCATAAGGACTGGTCGGCCGATAGGGCACTTGCGGACAAAGCTCCCGGATTAAGGTAGGCAGAAGCTCGTGATACAGTGCCCATCCTGGATCGCGTAGCTGCTGGATTTTGCCTGTAAAATCAGGATCTTCATAGAACTGTGAGACTTCATTATTACCACACCATAGCATCAGACATGCGCGACTACGGAGGCGTTTGATCTGGTATCTTGCTTCCGCTTCATAGCTACGAACAAACCAATCACGATCAGCGGGCAAAGCAGAGCAAGCACTCATGAAATCATGCCACAGCAGAATCCCATACTCGTCGCAGGCATCGTAAAAGCGGTCTGCTTCATAGCGCCCCCCACCCCAAACTCGCAAGCAGTTGAAGTTGGCATTAGCAGCCTCGGCAACCAACGTCGTCAGCTTAGCATCGGTGATGCGTCCATACAGGCTGTCGGATGGGATCCAGTTGCCACCCTTGATGAAGATGGGCTGCCCATTCACAGCAATAGCGAAATGACCCGGCTCATCGATCAAGCGGATGGTGCGCAGACCGACCCTGGTCTTGTGAGCATGCACGCATTGGCCCTCGACTGTAATGGTTGTGACCAATTCATAGCGATGCTGCTCACCAGCACCGTTGGGCCACCACAGCCGGGCATCGGGGATCATGCAGCGCAGATCGAGGTGGCAGCGCCCACAATTCAATATCACATTGCTGCGTGTGCTTGAGAATGCCTCACCAGCTTCATCGGTGAAGCTTACCGTGACATCTGCGCGGCAGGTGGTGGTGATCACGTGGTAATTCGTTTCGACACACACATCCACGATGGCATCCTTGCCCTGCAAGGTTGTGACCACGGCCACATCCTTGATCTGTACGGTGGGCACGGGCTTGAGCATCGCATGCCCCGTGATGCCGCATGTAGCAAGATACGGCCCCCAATCCCATCCCCATGTGTAGGCGGGCTTACGCAGGAAAATACGATGCCTCATCCCTCGCTCGGGATAGCCGCGCGCCGCTTCAGTTGCGGTAGCATTGCACAGAGGATCGTCCCGGTACTGCTCTGCGATATCACGCCCTGTTGTCAGGCGTACGAGCAGCGTATTCGCACCGCCCCATTGCAGGTGTGGCTTCACATCACACTCAAACGGATAGAACGCAGAATCATGATGCCCAAGGTGATGACCGTTGAGCCAGATGTCTGCGCCGTAGTCGAGGCCATCGAGAGAGAGCTGCACGCACGCCAGCGTTTTCCATGCGGTAGGCACATCAACCTCGCGACTCATCCACCATGAGCGATCATCGATCCAGTCAAACTGCTGAAAATTCAAACCGACCAGGGGCTCAGGCATCTTCCCGGCCTGCACTAAACTGTCACTCACATCTCCGGGGACATGACAGGTTATCGCATCCGACATAGCCGCTTGCACATCCTGCATGGCATGGGTGTCGTCGCTCAAAGGACGCTCCAGCAGTTTCCAGGCACCGCTCAGATCAATGGGGTCAAATTGCATAAAGCTACTCCTTGCACGTCTCCTGACGATTTACATATGCAGGCTGCATGTTCTGTTTCTTAACGGTTGGACTAAATGATAAACGCTTCTGCATTGATGGTCTTTTCGTTTCCATTGCGTTTTGGATTCTTCGGCACTGGAGGGCTCCGCAATCAGCACGATACGCCCTCTCCCCAAGCCGACGCTCACGGTCTATTGCCCAGAAGGGCTTGCTTCGCCCAATTGCCGAAACCCGTGTTCGTCGCCGAGGGCAAGACATGCCTTCCACGGACGTATGGCATCGGAGCAGGTAGGCGCCTCAAGCGAAGCGGCAGCGGAGCAGACAGCTAGCCGCATGCACTCGGCCCATGGCCAGTCTTCGTGGAACCCATAGAGCAGCCCGGCGAAGAAGGCGTCACCAGCACCAGCCGCACCACGTATGCACTCAGGCGGCAGATTGAGGGAGCCTTGGAGGTGGGTTTCTCCGGAAGCTGAGGCGATGACGGCACCTTCTCGGAAGTGGATGGCCACGGCTCGCCGGACGCCCCGTTCGAGTAACGCGTGTGCCTGAACCTGGAGCACATTGAGGTTCACCGCACCATGGTTGTCATTCGGAATGCCAGTCAATTGGGCGGCCTCCCATTCGTTGAGCACGAGAAGATCGAGATACGGAAGACTGGGCCCCACGATAGCGGGGAAATCGCAGGGTGTGCTAACAAGGTCAGCGCATGTCAGCATCCCCAGCTCGGAAGCACGCGCGAAGACCTTGGCGTGGCCATTACTTCCGCCGAGGTCGATTGCATCGAGGGCATCAAGCAGGCCGAAGTAGCCCATGACAAAAAGACGAGCCGGGCAGTCATCCAGGCGAATATGTTCTGTAGACAACAGTGCATTGGTGCCGCGCTGATGAAAAAACGTGCGGCGGCCAGTCGTGCGATCGGTCATCACATCCGTGTACGAGGTGGGAGCCTCCGATGTGAACTTCAACCCTGTGGTGTCGATACCGTGCGAGCGGCAATCAGCGATGATCGTGCGCCCGTCTGCGTCGTCCCCGAGCAATCCTGCCGCATATAGCGGGAGTCCATGATGAAGCTTGGCCAGGTCTTTAGCCACGTTGTAGGGGCAGCCACCGTTACCGTCTGACTCCTCTGTGATGGTAGCGAGTCCGTCTTGGTGCGGCCAGGCGTCGAGCACTTTGACGTGATCAATGATCCAGTTTCCTGCGCAAAGGATGCCGTTTCTCATCATGGGGGAATGGGGCGAGAGGATAGGTTAAGGTTCGCTGATCAGCCGTACGGTGGAGGGTTCGTCTTCCTCGATACCCGGGAAGCGCCCAATAGCCGGATCGACGAAAATATTGTCGTTGGCGTCGTCGTTAGCGGTAGAGACCTCGCCGATGATACAGTCTTCAGCCTCGGGCCAAAACTCATGGTAAACACCGGGCGTCAGGGTAACGCGCTCCCCCGCCTCAAGCACGAGCACCTTACCCGAGACATGGGCGCGGGGGGCGCCGTTCACGCGCAGAGTCAGAGTATCGCCGCTCGTGCCGCGCTCGGGGTGACCGCCCCACAGGCGCAAGGCCATGCGTCCGTGTCGGCAGATAATGTCTTCCTTTTTACGAGCGTGCGTGTGTGCAGGGGTGCGTTGGCCGGGGCGAGCAAACATCAGCTTCTCACAATACTCGGGCTCCTCGGCCAAGTTGATGAGGACGAGCCCATACTCATCGAAACGCCCGAGACCGAAGTCCGTAATGTCCCAACGGGGTTCTGGCGGCAGGGCCCAGCCATGGCGTTCGAAGCACGCGCGGGCTTCGTGGAAGATAGCGTTGATCGCTGAACGTTTCATCGGGTTAGGAATAGCTTAAACTTGTCTCAGTAAGCACGAGATCTTCTTCGAGTGGTCGGACAGGGTGAATGCCTGATCGCTGGAGTACACCGTGGTAAGCACGGACGGCTTCCTTCGGGCCGATCTCTCCGTCTGTAATGCGGCGCAGAAACTCGATAAAAGCCAGCGGATGTTCGGAGAGGTTAATCTTACGTCCGAAAAGAGCGACCTTCGCTCCATGCTTCTGGGCGTCATGGATAAGTTGAAAGGCGTCGAGAGTCGTCCCGGCGCTACCTCCGAGGATGCCAACCACGAGCGAAGGGTCATAGGAAACCAGTTCTTCCAGCGGGCCGGGGCCGTTGTAGGGAATCTTCAGGAAGACCGGACGACCGACGCGAGTCACCCCCGCCAGGCAGCGGATGATGTGGTCGTTGAGAAAGGAGCCGACCTGCCTGGGTTCAATACCAGGATCAACATTCGGATTAAATACTTCGAGAAAGTAGCGAAAGCGCTTGGTCTCAGCCTCCAGACGGAATTTGTGAAACTCCTCCAACGCCCGGTAATCCCAATCGATATTGTTAGTGAAAGTGATCGAGTACAGTCCCAGGTCCGCACCGACGTGCGGACGGTGATAATTGGTTTCGAGCTTGCCATACTTGATATGGTCGAGCGTCGCCGTCCGGAAATGCCGCGAGGGCTGACTGGGATATTTGCCGCCGCGCACGACCCACACATCCGTCGTGTCATTGGCGCGAGCCGCAGGTGTGATGGGCGAGTTACGGAAGAGTTTTTCCTCAATCGCTAGCTGCTCGACGTTGGAGGCGGACAGGAGCATGATGTCTACCAGCCGCTGCTTGATCACGGCACGGATCTGCTCGCGGTAGTCGGCGAGAGTCTTGTAGCAGCCATCGGATTCGTTGTAGCCGTGGGGGCAGGCCCCGGCACGATTGGGGCCAGGAGCGGTGATCCCGAAGGCCATGTCCGCGTCCTTGGCGTCGGCGATGATGAAATCCGAAGCGGTAGCGGTACCGGCATGAATGCGGGCGAGTTTCTGATCGAGGCTCTTTAGCATGATCGTATTAAGAGGCTGAGGCTATCGTGACTTTCAGTTGTTTTCTCAGCTGGCGCAGAAGATCAGGTGGGACGTCCTCGTCCGTGATCCAGGAATCGAAAGCCTGCCAGTGAGCAAAATTCACAGGGGCGCTCAGACTCAGTTTTTCGCTATCGGCAGCGAGCAGTGCGGTTTCAGCGTGCTGCAGAGCCTGGCTCTTAACATCGGCCTCACTCATTTCGGTCGTGAATACCCCCGCCTCAGCATCCAACGAAGAGGCACCGATGACTGCGTAGTCAAAGCGCAGGTGCCGCAACCACTCCAGCGCCATACCACCGACCAGTGCCCGGCTGATGGATCGCACCTCGCCACCCAACGCGATCACACGCCCTGGCTGAGAGCAGCCGTGATAAAGCAACGGTAAGGAGTTCGTGAACAGAGTGTTCGCATTGCGCTCCAGCAGGGCTAACCCTGCTTCGAGACACGTTGTACCTGCATCAATAAAAACACTCGCGCCCTTCGGAATAAAGCTGGCGGCTGCTCGACCGATACCGCGCTTGTGCGCAGGTACGCGCTGTTGCTTGACGGAAAAACTCGGCTCAGCGGAGAGTTTGCGCGGGTGCAATACGCCGCCATGCGTGCGCACCACCCTGCCCTCTTTTTCGAGCTCTACCAGATCTCGTCTCACAGTCGCCGGAGACGCCCCAAGAGTGTCGACTAAGGTTCGCACAGCGATGCTTTCGTCCTCACGGACGAGTTCAAGAATTCTCTGGCGACGATCAAAAGTGGTCATAAGAGCAACAATGAACATATGTGATCGATTTTGATCATAATCGTCAACACATTCTTGCACGTAGGAGTGGGACGAAAGCGCAAGATAAGTTGCCCCAAAACAGGGAGTTTTTCGAGACTGGGCGCAATGCATTGAGACTGAATGAGACTCGGACCGACTGGTCTAAATCCCCTAAGTCTCTCCAACACAACGGAAAGTGTAGAATGTAAATCGTAGACGCTACAGGGCTCGAACCTGCGTTCGACTAAGTGCAAATCGTAATATTTAAAATGTTAATCAGTTTTCTATTTTTTATGTGATCATTCACCCAAGCAATCCATCTGTCTCCATGCTTGCTGAACTCGTGCGAGTGGGCAAAGTCTTCACTGATTTTGCACATTTGATTGTGACCTGATACAGAGTTAGAAATGAGAGACGAGCGGCCTGCTCACGTATAGCCTTCGTTGTTGACCACCCTCGGGCGCTACTGCTCGCTTCGCGACCTTACCAGGTAATCCGATGACAGCCCCCAGCCACTCCCAGAAGAAAACTTCCCATGCAGCATAAACCAAAATCGGATAACACTGCAAAAAGGACTACTCAAAAGGACCTGGCTATAGAGCTGGGGCTAGCTCAATCGACCATCTCAATGGCTCTGCGGCGTCACCCCGACATCCCGCAGGAAACGATTGAGAAGGTATTGAATCTCGCTAAGACCAAGGGATACAAGCCGGACCCGTATTTGACGGGTCTCGCCGCTTATCGAAAAAAGAATGCATCGCCCCACTACACGGCAACGATCGCCTGGCTGTCCGTTGTGCCAACCATCTGGTCGTGGCGAAATTCAAGAATCTACACCGCTTATCATCAGGGTGCTTGCCAGCGTGCCAGCGACTTGGGCTATCGCATTGAAGAGCACACCCTGGACTTGGAAAAAGACAACGCGAAGTCACTGAGGAGAATCCTCAACGCCAGAAAGATTCAGGGTATTCTCCTGCCGCCATTACCAGGCTATGACAACACACTCGAGTTCGACTTTTCCCCCTTCTACGCCATTACCTTTGGCTATACCCTTAAGTCCCCCAAACTGAATCTGGTCTCCCATCAGCACTTTAAGTCGGCCTGTGTTGCCATGCAGGAACTGCGTGCACGGGGCTACCGTAAAATCGCCTTTTGC
This genomic interval from Ruficoccus sp. ZRK36 contains the following:
- a CDS encoding carbohydrate kinase family protein; the encoded protein is MMRNGILCAGNWIIDHVKVLDAWPHQDGLATITEESDGNGGCPYNVAKDLAKLHHGLPLYAAGLLGDDADGRTIIADCRSHGIDTTGLKFTSEAPTSYTDVMTDRTTGRRTFFHQRGTNALLSTEHIRLDDCPARLFVMGYFGLLDALDAIDLGGSNGHAKVFARASELGMLTCADLVSTPCDFPAIVGPSLPYLDLLVLNEWEAAQLTGIPNDNHGAVNLNVLQVQAHALLERGVRRAVAIHFREGAVIASASGETHLQGSLNLPPECIRGAAGAGDAFFAGLLYGFHEDWPWAECMRLAVCSAAASLEAPTCSDAIRPWKACLALGDEHGFRQLGEASPSGQ
- a CDS encoding D-lyxose/D-mannose family sugar isomerase; protein product: MKRSAINAIFHEARACFERHGWALPPEPRWDITDFGLGRFDEYGLVLINLAEEPEYCEKLMFARPGQRTPAHTHARKKEDIICRHGRMALRLWGGHPERGTSGDTLTLRVNGAPRAHVSGKVLVLEAGERVTLTPGVYHEFWPEAEDCIIGEVSTANDDANDNIFVDPAIGRFPGIEEDEPSTVRLISEP
- a CDS encoding DeoR/GlpR family DNA-binding transcription regulator codes for the protein MTTFDRRQRILELVREDESIAVRTLVDTLGASPATVRRDLVELEKEGRVVRTHGGVLHPRKLSAEPSFSVKQQRVPAHKRGIGRAAASFIPKGASVFIDAGTTCLEAGLALLERNANTLFTNSLPLLYHGCSQPGRVIALGGEVRSISRALVGGMALEWLRHLRFDYAVIGASSLDAEAGVFTTEMSEADVKSQALQHAETALLAADSEKLSLSAPVNFAHWQAFDSWITDEDVPPDLLRQLRKQLKVTIASAS
- a CDS encoding LacI family DNA-binding transcriptional regulator, whose translation is MQHKPKSDNTAKRTTQKDLAIELGLAQSTISMALRRHPDIPQETIEKVLNLAKTKGYKPDPYLTGLAAYRKKNASPHYTATIAWLSVVPTIWSWRNSRIYTAYHQGACQRASDLGYRIEEHTLDLEKDNAKSLRRILNARKIQGILLPPLPGYDNTLEFDFSPFYAITFGYTLKSPKLNLVSHQHFKSACVAMQELRARGYRKIAFCISDETDRRTFHGWSAGVRSYQAQMPKEERIPLHFTPINEETRVLEWYRAVKPDAILTQGSYVYEILTRAGISIPEEVGYAVLDAWKDTPHLSGIDQNAHLTGARATELLVEKLNIQDVGIPEIATQVLVEGSWIEGATLRPPSG
- a CDS encoding sugar-binding domain-containing protein; this encodes MQFDPIDLSGAWKLLERPLSDDTHAMQDVQAAMSDAITCHVPGDVSDSLVQAGKMPEPLVGLNFQQFDWIDDRSWWMSREVDVPTAWKTLACVQLSLDGLDYGADIWLNGHHLGHHDSAFYPFECDVKPHLQWGGANTLLVRLTTGRDIAEQYRDDPLCNATATEAARGYPERGMRHRIFLRKPAYTWGWDWGPYLATCGITGHAMLKPVPTVQIKDVAVVTTLQGKDAIVDVCVETNYHVITTTCRADVTVSFTDEAGEAFSSTRSNVILNCGRCHLDLRCMIPDARLWWPNGAGEQHRYELVTTITVEGQCVHAHKTRVGLRTIRLIDEPGHFAIAVNGQPIFIKGGNWIPSDSLYGRITDAKLTTLVAEAANANFNCLRVWGGGRYEADRFYDACDEYGILLWHDFMSACSALPADRDWFVRSYEAEARYQIKRLRSRACLMLWCGNNEVSQFYEDPDFTGKIQQLRDPGWALYHELLPTLIRELCPQVPYRPTSPYGGETTVHDHQDGDCHHWTVMLPETEYWSNPWYWDTDDVPIFNSEYGYGGPCCIESTKQYLDSDSPNLFDETGRQHTNAFYDMQRVNFSITEHYCDAGGLSLDEYILLGGLCQGLNLGYSLESMRANPQTMGGIFWMYNDTWGENGWTIIDYYLRRKVSYYHVKRCLAHQRLLLRKGGEVYGGKPGEILLIAINDTPSTMDVRAQWGYQSYDGAYSELMSLEARTAPFDHSVIATMPMPSTDQLEQGTVVALPDPGTALEAVSWLRGPYRTLHLPHAKVTVEACERVDDTLHVTVHSDVFAHAVHFNLPGGYRLSDHYFDLLAGQSRTVVIQNAADIDVSNLKASCVNQV